In Hyla sarda isolate aHylSar1 chromosome 12, aHylSar1.hap1, whole genome shotgun sequence, a genomic segment contains:
- the SLC2A10 gene encoding solute carrier family 2, facilitated glucose transporter member 10 isoform X1 has protein sequence MGVSVVTLLLSAVVSLLGGLIFGYELGIISGALLQLKNDFLLTCFQQEVLVSAILVGALAASLVGGFLIDHSSRRTSILASNVVLLSGSIVLVCSGSFWWLVLGRVTVGFAISISSMACCIYVSELVQPHQRGKLVSLYETGVTVGILISYGMNYFLSSWQYMFGFAISPAFLQFISILFLPSKHLKANPSDQESHSGLIQLQDFEEVEDSKMPSAKKVYAFLDLFSTKDNMRTRTLVGVGLVLFQQLTGQPNVLYYASTIFHSVGFRNNSSAVLASVGLGAVKVLSTLVAMSCADKAGRRVLLLTGCIMMTVSVTGIGCASFMVQLDPHKSCQSLTQVNASSLSLNSTLRLEFIDDRTLSFKPHLRDPKMEVQALTSDVDVMSSYTAGVTSAGKGRIKHTDSAVTAGPLQTYAVLNWITLLSLMAFVSAFSVGFGPMTWLVLSEIYPTEIRGRAFAFCNSLNWATNLLITLSFLDVIESIGLSWTFLLYGIMGVAAIIFIYMFIPETKGRTLLEIDELFLDKRFLTRSPIWRIMGRSQVSSHCYREMEQSATSDSSVSSGF, from the exons ATGG GTGTCTCGGTGGTTACCCTCCTCTTGTCAGCAGTAGTGTCACTACTGGGTGGCCTTATATTTGGATACGAGCTCGGGATTATCTCTGGGGCTCTACTTCAGCTGAAGAATGACTTTCTCCTGACCTGTTTCCAGCAGGAGGTCCTGGTGAGTGCAATCCTTGTGGGAGCCCTGGCGGCTTCCCTTGTAGGTGGCTTCCTGATTGACCACTCTAGTCGCCGGACATCCATACTAGCCAGCAATGTGGTGCTGCTGAGCGGCAGCATCGTTCTAGTCTGTTCTGGATCTTTCTGGTGGTTGGTGCTTGGCCGTGTCACAGTTGGTTTTGCCATCTCCATCTCTTCAATGGCTTGCTGCATCTACGTATCTGAACTGGTCCAGCCTCACCAGCGTGGCAAGCTGGTATCACTCTATGAGACAGGCGTCACTGTGGGCATTCTTATCTCCTATGGGATGAACTACTTTTTATCCAGCTGGCAATACATGTTCGGTTTTGCAATTTCTCCAGCTTTTTTACAGTTTATCAGCATTTTGTTTCTTCCATCCAAACATTTGAAGGCGAATCCCTCAGACCAAGAATCCCACAGTGGACTAATTCAGCTACAGGACTTTGAGGAAGTAGAAGATTCAAAGATGCCTTCTGCCAAAAAAGTCTACGCTTTCCTTGACCTCTTCAGCACTAAGGACAATATGAGGACCAGGACTCTGGTGGGGGTGGGACTGGTGCTCTTTCAGCAGTTGACCGGCCAGCCCAATGTCCTGTACTATGCCTCCACCATTTTTCACTCGGTTGGGTTCCGGAATAATTCCTCAGCCGTTCTGGCCTCTGTGGGGCTCGGTGCAGTCAAGGTTCTCTCTACACTGGTGGCCATGAGTTGTGCAGACAAGGCAGGCAGAAGAGTGTTACTTCTCACTGGCTGCATCATGATGACTGTCTCTGTAACTGGCATAGGATGTGCAAGTTTTATGGTCCAGTTGGATCCTCACAAGAGCTGCCAGTCCCTGACTCAGGTCAATGCATCATCTCTATCATTGAACTCCACCTTAAGACTGGAATTTATTGATGACCGGACTCTGTCCTTTAAACCTCATCTGAGGGACCCCAAGATGGAGGTGCAGGCTTTAACTTCAGACGTAGACGTAATGAGTAGTTACACAGCTGGAGTTACCAGTGCCGGCAAGGGGCGGATAAAGCACACAGATTCCGCAGTCACGGCTGGCCCCCTGCAAACTTATGCTGTTTTGAATTGGATTACTCTTTTGAGTTTAATGGCCTTTGTAAGTGCCTTTTCTGTTGGCTTTGGACCAA tgaCCTGGCTGGTCCTCAGTGAGATCTACCCCACTGAAATCCGGGGCCGAGCCTTTGCCTTCTGTAACAGCTTAAACTGGGCCACCAACCTGCTGATCACACTGTCCTTCCTGGATGTCATCG AGTCTATTGGCCTGTCCTGGACCTTTCTGCTGTACGGCATCATGGGAGTCGCAgccataatatttatttatatgttcatTCCTGAAACCAAAGGACGGACATTACTAGAGATAGATGAGCTGTTCCTGGATAAAAG
- the SLC2A10 gene encoding solute carrier family 2, facilitated glucose transporter member 10 isoform X2: MGVSVVTLLLSAVVSLLGGLIFGYELGIISGALLQLKNDFLLTCFQQEVLVSAILVGALAASLVGGFLIDHSSRRTSILASNVVLLSGSIVLVCSGSFWWLVLGRVTVGFAISISSMACCIYVSELVQPHQRGKLVSLYETGVTVGILISYGMNYFLSSWQYMFGFAISPAFLQFISILFLPSKHLKANPSDQESHSGLIQLQDFEEVEDSKMPSAKKVYAFLDLFSTKDNMRTRTLVGVGLVLFQQLTGQPNVLYYASTIFHSVGFRNNSSAVLASVGLGAVKVLSTLVAMSCADKAGRRVLLLTGCIMMTVSVTGIGCASFMVQLDPHKSCQSLTQVNASSLSLNSTLRLEFIDDRTLSFKPHLRDPKMEVQALTSDVDVMSSYTAGVTSAGKGRIKHTDSAVTAGPLQTYAVLNWITLLSLMAFVSAFSVGFGPMTWLVLSEIYPTEIRGRAFAFCNSLNWATNLLITLSFLDVIESIGLSWTFLLYGIMGVAAIIFIYMFIPETKGRTLLEIDELFLDKRSVYAEDFFDYGRLLR, encoded by the exons ATGG GTGTCTCGGTGGTTACCCTCCTCTTGTCAGCAGTAGTGTCACTACTGGGTGGCCTTATATTTGGATACGAGCTCGGGATTATCTCTGGGGCTCTACTTCAGCTGAAGAATGACTTTCTCCTGACCTGTTTCCAGCAGGAGGTCCTGGTGAGTGCAATCCTTGTGGGAGCCCTGGCGGCTTCCCTTGTAGGTGGCTTCCTGATTGACCACTCTAGTCGCCGGACATCCATACTAGCCAGCAATGTGGTGCTGCTGAGCGGCAGCATCGTTCTAGTCTGTTCTGGATCTTTCTGGTGGTTGGTGCTTGGCCGTGTCACAGTTGGTTTTGCCATCTCCATCTCTTCAATGGCTTGCTGCATCTACGTATCTGAACTGGTCCAGCCTCACCAGCGTGGCAAGCTGGTATCACTCTATGAGACAGGCGTCACTGTGGGCATTCTTATCTCCTATGGGATGAACTACTTTTTATCCAGCTGGCAATACATGTTCGGTTTTGCAATTTCTCCAGCTTTTTTACAGTTTATCAGCATTTTGTTTCTTCCATCCAAACATTTGAAGGCGAATCCCTCAGACCAAGAATCCCACAGTGGACTAATTCAGCTACAGGACTTTGAGGAAGTAGAAGATTCAAAGATGCCTTCTGCCAAAAAAGTCTACGCTTTCCTTGACCTCTTCAGCACTAAGGACAATATGAGGACCAGGACTCTGGTGGGGGTGGGACTGGTGCTCTTTCAGCAGTTGACCGGCCAGCCCAATGTCCTGTACTATGCCTCCACCATTTTTCACTCGGTTGGGTTCCGGAATAATTCCTCAGCCGTTCTGGCCTCTGTGGGGCTCGGTGCAGTCAAGGTTCTCTCTACACTGGTGGCCATGAGTTGTGCAGACAAGGCAGGCAGAAGAGTGTTACTTCTCACTGGCTGCATCATGATGACTGTCTCTGTAACTGGCATAGGATGTGCAAGTTTTATGGTCCAGTTGGATCCTCACAAGAGCTGCCAGTCCCTGACTCAGGTCAATGCATCATCTCTATCATTGAACTCCACCTTAAGACTGGAATTTATTGATGACCGGACTCTGTCCTTTAAACCTCATCTGAGGGACCCCAAGATGGAGGTGCAGGCTTTAACTTCAGACGTAGACGTAATGAGTAGTTACACAGCTGGAGTTACCAGTGCCGGCAAGGGGCGGATAAAGCACACAGATTCCGCAGTCACGGCTGGCCCCCTGCAAACTTATGCTGTTTTGAATTGGATTACTCTTTTGAGTTTAATGGCCTTTGTAAGTGCCTTTTCTGTTGGCTTTGGACCAA tgaCCTGGCTGGTCCTCAGTGAGATCTACCCCACTGAAATCCGGGGCCGAGCCTTTGCCTTCTGTAACAGCTTAAACTGGGCCACCAACCTGCTGATCACACTGTCCTTCCTGGATGTCATCG AGTCTATTGGCCTGTCCTGGACCTTTCTGCTGTACGGCATCATGGGAGTCGCAgccataatatttatttatatgttcatTCCTGAAACCAAAGGACGGACATTACTAGAGATAGATGAGCTGTTCCTGGATAAAAG
- the TP53RK gene encoding EKC/KEOPS complex subunit TP53RK: MNAMENGAESCSRERTRRYLEGLQLMKQGAEARVYRGSFLGKAAVVKERFPKSYRHPALDEKLTHRRTAQEVRSILRCRKAGIAAPVVYFVDYVSNCIYMEDIEGSLTVRDFIMNAREHGGILCSLAERIGQVLARMHDEDVVHGDLTTSNILLRPPHSDLNLVLIDFGLSFTSALPEDKGVDLYVLEKAFLSTHPKTEDVFGILLKSYTATSKKSGPVIKKLDEVRLRGRKRSMVG; the protein is encoded by the exons ATGAATGCCATGGAGAACGGCGCGGAGAGCTGCAGCCGGGAGCGAACTCGGCGGTACCTGGAGGGGCTGCAGCTGATGAAGCAGGGGGCCGAGGCGCGGGTGTACCGGGGAAGCTTTCTGGGGAAGGCGGCTGTGGTGAAGGAAAGATTCCCTAAGTCGTACAGACATCCCGCGCTGGATGAGAAGCTGACACACAGGCGCACGGCGCAGGAGGTGCGCTCCATCCTCCGGTGCAGGAAGGCAG GTATCGCCGCCCCTGTGGTCTACTTTGTTGATTACGTTTCTAACTGCATCTACATGGAGGATATAGAGGGGTCGCTCACTGTCCGGGACTTCATAATGAATGCACGAGAACATGGGGGCATCCTCTGTAGCCTGGCGGAAAGGATCGGTCAGGTATTGGCACGGATGCACGATGAGGATGTAGTCCACGGTGACCTGACCACCTCTAACATTCTCCTGCGGCCGCCACATTCCGACCTGAACCTGGTACTGATTGATTTCGGACTGAGTTTCACCTCTGCTCTTCCAGAAGATAAAGGCGTTGACCTCTATGTCCTGGAAAAGGCTTTTCTCAGCACTCACCCCAAGACAGAGGACGTCTTTGGGATCCTACTCAAGAGCTACACTGCCACCTCCAAGAAATCCGGCCCCGTCATCAAGAAACTGGACGAGGTCAGGCTTAGGGGCAGAAAAAGGTCCATGGTGGGGTAG